In Bacillus sp. Cs-700, one genomic interval encodes:
- a CDS encoding catalase, with product MTTNQGLKVSEDEFSLKAGERGPTLMEDFHFREKMTHFDHERIPERVVHARGFSAHGEFEVYESLEEITDAEFLKDTSRKTPVFVRFSTVAGSKGSAETVRDVRGFSTRFYTDEGNYDLVGNNMPVFFIQDAIKFPDLIHAVKPEPHNGMPQAASAHDTFWDFIANNQESAHMAMWAMSDRAIPRSLRMMEGFGVHTFRFVNAKGEARFIKFHWKPKLGIHSLVWDEAQKISGKDADFHRGDLYESIENGDYPEWELGVQIINEEDEFKFDFDVLDPTKIWPEEDIPVKIVGKMTLNRNVENVFAENEQVAFHPGNVVKGIDFSNDPLLQGRLFSYTDTQINRFGSANYHELPINRPVCPFFNNQRDGFMRQTINKGQVSYHKNSLADNQPEPATEEEGGYVHYQEKVDGHKVRARSESFKDHFSQAVLFFNSMSDVEKEHIKNAFSFELGKLQSKSVQQQVVDMLANINLDLSQTVAQNIGAKEPKEGGSDITKTSPALSQLNTTFTPDTRKVGVIVDNGFNGEELIQVLNELKEKGIKPELISDKRGVKTATDGAEAEIDHTFLTCDSVLFDAIYAVGGHQESKGFYQSANYFINEAFSHFKPIGGTHEGMKWLENNDLVGQSGVITGTDMNKFVNEFSEAIATHRHWDRKLV from the coding sequence ATGACCACAAATCAAGGGCTTAAAGTTTCGGAAGACGAATTTTCACTAAAAGCAGGGGAACGCGGCCCAACGCTAATGGAAGATTTTCATTTTAGAGAAAAAATGACGCACTTTGACCATGAGCGCATTCCTGAACGTGTTGTGCATGCACGAGGTTTCTCGGCTCATGGTGAGTTTGAAGTTTATGAGTCTCTTGAAGAAATCACAGACGCTGAATTTTTAAAGGACACTTCCAGAAAAACGCCAGTATTTGTTCGCTTTTCAACAGTAGCAGGTTCAAAAGGGTCTGCTGAAACGGTACGAGATGTAAGAGGATTTTCCACACGTTTCTATACGGATGAGGGAAACTATGATTTAGTTGGGAATAACATGCCTGTATTCTTTATTCAGGACGCGATTAAATTCCCAGACTTAATTCATGCGGTAAAGCCTGAGCCTCATAATGGTATGCCACAGGCTGCTTCTGCTCATGATACGTTCTGGGACTTTATTGCTAATAATCAGGAATCCGCTCATATGGCGATGTGGGCAATGTCGGACAGAGCCATTCCTAGAAGCTTACGTATGATGGAAGGATTCGGCGTTCATACATTCCGGTTTGTGAATGCAAAAGGCGAAGCGCGGTTTATTAAGTTTCACTGGAAACCAAAGTTAGGTATCCATTCACTTGTATGGGATGAAGCACAAAAAATTTCGGGTAAAGATGCCGATTTCCATCGCGGCGACTTATATGAATCTATTGAAAATGGTGACTATCCAGAATGGGAACTGGGCGTGCAAATTATTAACGAAGAAGATGAATTTAAATTCGATTTTGATGTTCTAGATCCAACTAAGATTTGGCCAGAGGAAGATATTCCTGTCAAAATCGTTGGTAAAATGACGTTGAATCGAAATGTTGAAAACGTCTTTGCTGAAAATGAACAGGTTGCTTTTCACCCAGGTAACGTTGTAAAAGGAATCGACTTTTCAAATGATCCACTACTGCAAGGCCGTTTGTTCTCTTATACAGATACACAGATTAACCGTTTTGGGAGTGCGAACTATCATGAGTTGCCGATTAATCGCCCAGTTTGCCCATTTTTCAACAATCAACGTGATGGTTTTATGCGCCAAACGATTAACAAAGGCCAAGTAAGCTACCACAAAAACTCTCTTGCTGATAATCAGCCAGAACCAGCGACAGAAGAAGAAGGTGGCTACGTTCATTATCAGGAGAAAGTTGACGGTCATAAGGTCCGTGCTCGCAGTGAAAGTTTCAAAGACCATTTCTCTCAGGCCGTTCTCTTCTTTAACAGCATGAGTGATGTAGAGAAAGAGCACATTAAGAATGCCTTCAGCTTTGAACTAGGTAAGCTACAAAGTAAGTCCGTTCAGCAACAAGTAGTGGATATGCTTGCGAATATTAATCTAGATCTTTCTCAAACCGTCGCTCAAAATATTGGAGCGAAGGAACCTAAAGAAGGTGGATCAGATATTACAAAAACATCCCCTGCACTCAGTCAATTAAATACAACGTTTACGCCAGATACTCGTAAAGTAGGCGTAATTGTAGACAATGGATTTAATGGAGAAGAGCTCATTCAAGTACTTAATGAGCTGAAAGAAAAAGGGATTAAACCTGAACTAATTAGCGATAAGCGCGGTGTGAAAACAGCTACTGATGGCGCTGAAGCTGAGATTGATCACACATTCCTCACTTGTGATTCTGTCTTGTTTGATGCAATTTACGCGGTTGGTGGGCATCAAGAAAGTAAAGGATTCTATCAATCCGCTAATTACTTTATCAATGAAGCATTCTCACACTTTAAACCAATCGGCGGAACGCATGAAGGTATGAAGTGGTTAGAGAATAACGACTTAGTCGGGCAATCAGGGGTTATCACTGGAACAGATATGAATAAATTTGTAAATGAGTTCAGTGAAGCGATTGCGACGCATCGTCATTGGGATCGTAAACTAGTTTAA